From Electrophorus electricus isolate fEleEle1 chromosome 8, fEleEle1.pri, whole genome shotgun sequence, the proteins below share one genomic window:
- the LOC118241863 gene encoding hemoglobin embryonic subunit alpha-like: MSLTAKDKEVVKGFWAKIAPKIEDIGEDALSRMLVGYPQTKTYFSHWKDLSPGSAEVRKHGKVVLSGVGEAVKTIDDLTNGLLRLSELHAFQLRVDPANFKILSHCLLVVLAIKFPDDFTPEVHVSMDKFLGAVALALSEKYR, translated from the exons ATGAGTCTTACTGCCAAGGACAAGGAGGTCGTCAAAGGCTTCTGGGCCAAGATCGCCCCGAAAATAGAGGACATCGGTGAAGATGCTCTGTCTAG GATGCTGGTTGGCTACCCCCAGACCAAGACCTACTTCTCCCACTGGAAGGACTTGAGCCCCGGCTCTGCCGAAGTGAGGAAGCACGGAAAGGTCGTGTTGTCTGGCGTGGGCGAAGCTGTAAAAACTATCGATGACCTGACCAATGGGCTGCTCAGACTCAGCGAGCTGCACGCTTTCCAGCTGCGCGTGGACCCAGCCAACTTCAAG atCCTGTCCCACTGTTTGCTTGTGGTTCTGGCCATCAAATTCCCCGATGACTTCACTCCTGAGGTCCACGTGTCTATGGACAAGTTCCTCGGTGCTGTGGCCCTCGCGCTCTCTGAGAAATACAGATGA